The following are encoded together in the Schistocerca americana isolate TAMUIC-IGC-003095 chromosome 6, iqSchAmer2.1, whole genome shotgun sequence genome:
- the LOC124620162 gene encoding uncharacterized protein LOC124620162 produces MCVNGPVLWNQKNKYYHNRDFVRQAWNEITIEGKCGVLKNKWKNLRDTFRSELKKTRAERSGDQGGLPPFQSNWPWYELMTFLTDIMTPRKTKTNVHHSKRTASQHDDIPFSPALTERECVSPDETNQVSSSRLTVSSEASSLTHPTHKPKQEIQEIDKLSVAKYREAKVEDN; encoded by the exons ATGTGCGTGAACGGCCCCGTGTTGTGgaaccagaaaaataaatattaccacaaTAGGGATTTTGTTCGTCAAGCATGGAATGAAATA ACAATTGAAGGGAAAT GCGGggtactgaagaataaatggaagaaccTACGTGACACTTTCCGCTCTGAACTCAAAAAAACTCGTGCTGAACGTTCGGGAGACCAAGGTGGCCTGCCGCCTTTCCAATCCAATTGGCCGTGGTACGAGCTAATGACCTTCCTGACTGACATAATGACGCCACGGAAGACGAAGActaatgttcatcacagtaaaagaacAGCATCGCAACACGACGACATACCATTCTCACCAGCTCTtacagagagagagtgtgtttcaCCTGATGAAACCAACCAAGTCAGCTCTTCAAGACTGACTGTAAGTTCAGAAGCTtcctccctcacccaccctacacacaaaccaaaacaagagaTCCAAGAAATCGACAAACTCTCAGTTGCTAAATATAGAGAAGCAAAAGTTGAAGATAATTGA